A genome region from Flavobacterium sp. CFS9 includes the following:
- a CDS encoding bifunctional riboflavin kinase/FAD synthetase, with translation MKLFHSINDFQSTKKTILTLGTFDGVHIGHKKILERITQNTENGKYESLVLTFFPHPRMVLQEKSEIKLLNTITEKSKLLEATGIENLVIHPFNESFSRLTAEEFVHSILVDQFHIQKIIIGHDHRFGRNRTANIDDLIAFGHEYGFEVEQISAQEIQDVSVSSTKIRKALNEGNMSLANDYLGYHYFLSGEVVKGKQLGRTIGFPTANIEINDEYKLIPKAGVYVVKALIDQKEVSGMMNIGFNPTVDGQKQTIEVNLFDFDADIYGKTIEVLLLQYLREEQKFGSVDLLKEQLHQDRKNALAFLDKI, from the coding sequence TTGAAGCTCTTTCATTCTATAAACGATTTTCAGTCAACCAAGAAAACAATTTTAACTCTTGGGACTTTTGACGGTGTACATATTGGCCATAAAAAAATTCTGGAACGCATTACGCAAAACACTGAAAACGGAAAATATGAAAGTTTAGTGCTTACCTTTTTTCCTCATCCAAGAATGGTACTACAGGAAAAATCAGAAATAAAACTTTTAAATACCATTACTGAAAAATCAAAGCTTCTGGAAGCAACCGGAATTGAAAATCTGGTTATTCATCCTTTTAACGAAAGTTTTTCCAGACTAACCGCAGAAGAATTTGTACATTCCATTCTGGTAGATCAGTTTCATATTCAGAAAATAATTATTGGTCATGACCATCGCTTTGGCAGAAACAGAACGGCTAATATTGATGATTTAATCGCTTTCGGTCATGAATACGGTTTTGAAGTTGAGCAAATCTCCGCTCAGGAAATCCAGGACGTTTCTGTAAGTTCAACCAAAATCAGAAAAGCACTCAACGAAGGAAATATGTCTCTGGCAAATGATTATCTGGGTTATCACTACTTTTTATCGGGTGAAGTTGTTAAGGGAAAACAGCTAGGAAGAACAATTGGCTTTCCAACAGCTAACATCGAAATTAATGACGAATATAAATTGATTCCAAAAGCCGGCGTATATGTTGTAAAAGCTTTGATCGACCAAAAGGAAGTTTCCGGAATGATGAACATTGGTTTTAATCCAACTGTTGACGGACAAAAACAAACGATCGAGGTGAATCTTTTTGATTTTGATGCAGATATTTACGGTAAAACAATTGAGGTTTTATTATTACAATACCTAAGAGAAGAGCAAAAATTCGGCTCTGTCGATTTGTTAAAAGAACAATTGCATCAGGACAGAAAAAATGCGCTGGCCTTTTTAGACAAAATCTAG
- the bioB gene encoding biotin synthase BioB: MSITKHNWTKDEIIAIYNKPMMDLLYEAATIHRQKHDPNVVQVSTLLSIKTGGCPEDCGYCPQAARYNTGVEGNDLMSVSQVKAQALRAKSSGSSRVCMGAAWRNVKDGEEFDQVLEMVRTINKLDMEVCCTLGMITENQAQRLAEAGLYAYNHNLDTSEEYYKDVISTRGFEDRLQTIENVRKTNVTVCSGGIIGMGESIEDRAGMLVALSTLNPQPESVPINALVAVEGTPMEEEKPVEIWEMIRMVATTRIVMPDTQVRLSAGRTNMSREGQAMCFFAGANSIFAGDKLLTTPNPDVHEDMKMFEMLGLNPQKPFTKVSQPKTVEAADSQFASLGEKPKWTRPGHTIERNLEATAKSKI, translated from the coding sequence ATGAGCATTACAAAACACAATTGGACAAAAGACGAAATAATTGCCATATATAATAAACCTATGATGGACCTGCTGTATGAAGCAGCAACAATTCACAGGCAAAAGCATGATCCTAACGTAGTTCAGGTATCTACTTTACTTTCTATTAAAACCGGAGGCTGTCCGGAAGACTGCGGGTATTGCCCACAAGCGGCTCGTTATAACACAGGAGTTGAAGGAAACGACTTAATGAGCGTGAGTCAGGTTAAAGCACAGGCTTTACGTGCCAAATCCAGTGGATCCTCTCGTGTATGTATGGGAGCTGCATGGAGAAACGTAAAAGATGGTGAAGAGTTTGATCAGGTTTTAGAAATGGTTCGTACCATTAACAAACTTGACATGGAAGTTTGCTGTACTTTAGGTATGATTACCGAAAATCAGGCGCAGCGTTTGGCCGAAGCTGGTTTATATGCTTACAACCACAATTTAGACACTTCTGAAGAATACTATAAAGATGTTATTTCAACTCGTGGTTTTGAAGACCGTTTACAGACTATCGAAAATGTTCGTAAAACGAATGTTACGGTTTGCAGCGGAGGAATCATTGGAATGGGAGAAAGTATCGAAGACAGAGCCGGAATGCTTGTAGCGCTTTCTACTTTAAACCCTCAACCTGAATCTGTGCCAATTAATGCGCTGGTAGCAGTTGAAGGAACTCCAATGGAAGAAGAAAAGCCGGTTGAAATCTGGGAAATGATCCGTATGGTAGCTACAACGAGAATTGTAATGCCTGATACGCAAGTTCGTTTATCAGCAGGAAGAACTAACATGAGCCGTGAAGGTCAGGCTATGTGCTTTTTTGCAGGTGCCAATTCTATTTTTGCAGGCGATAAATTGCTTACGACACCAAACCCTGATGTTCACGAAGACATGAAAATGTTTGAAATGTTAGGCTTGAATCCGCAAAAGCCATTTACAAAAGTTTCACAGCCTAAAACAGTAGAAGCTGCTGATTCACAGTTTGCCTCTTTAGGAGAAAAACCAAAATGGACAAGACCGGGGCACACTATTGAAAGAAATCTTGAAGCTACAGCCAAATCAAAAATTTAA
- a CDS encoding cupin-like domain-containing protein, whose protein sequence is MKLKQIERVKKISKADFISQYVKNQIPVVVEELTEDWPAYHKWKLSYINEIAGNIIVPLYDDRPVNHEEGFNEAHTTMKMSDYIHLLESKPTNYRIFLYNLMKEVPLLKEDFLWPDIGLNLVKQMPMLFFGGENARVFMHYDIDYSNILHFHFHGEKQCMLFAPDQSKYMYKVPHALISREDIDFDNPDYEKFPALKNAQGFITNLKHGEMLYMPEGYWHYMKYLTPGFSMSLRAFPKNITNLSKAFYNVFIMRYFDIMMRKFKGQRWIDYKNEKAVRNTNKNLQKTS, encoded by the coding sequence ATGAAGTTAAAACAAATCGAAAGGGTAAAAAAAATCTCAAAGGCTGATTTTATTTCCCAGTATGTAAAAAATCAAATTCCTGTTGTTGTTGAAGAATTGACCGAAGACTGGCCAGCTTATCACAAATGGAAATTATCTTATATCAACGAAATTGCCGGAAACATTATCGTTCCTCTATACGATGACAGACCTGTAAATCATGAAGAAGGTTTTAATGAAGCTCATACAACCATGAAAATGAGTGATTATATTCATCTGCTGGAATCAAAACCAACTAACTACCGCATTTTTCTTTATAATCTGATGAAAGAAGTTCCATTATTAAAAGAGGACTTTTTATGGCCGGATATTGGCTTAAACTTGGTGAAACAAATGCCAATGCTATTTTTTGGCGGAGAAAATGCACGGGTGTTCATGCATTACGATATTGACTACTCCAATATTTTACATTTTCATTTTCACGGAGAAAAACAATGTATGCTTTTTGCTCCCGATCAATCCAAATACATGTACAAGGTACCACATGCTTTAATTTCAAGAGAAGACATTGATTTTGACAACCCTGACTATGAAAAGTTTCCTGCTCTAAAAAATGCACAGGGATTTATCACCAATTTAAAACATGGCGAAATGCTGTACATGCCTGAAGGATACTGGCATTACATGAAGTACTTAACCCCCGGATTTTCGATGAGCCTAAGAGCTTTTCCTAAAAACATTACCAATCTGTCAAAAGCCTTTTACAATGTTTTTATCATGCGCTATTTTGATATCATGATGCGTAAATTCAAAGGCCAGAGATGGATTGACTATAAAAATGAAAAAGCAGTCCGGAATACCAATAAAAATCTGCAAAAAACCTCTTAA